The Pseudodesulfovibrio sediminis genome includes the window TACCAGTGGCTTTATCCTTGACCTTGACGACAAGGTCCATTTCCTCAGGATTACCTGTGGGGACCGGAGCGATATCAATTTTTTCAAAATAATCCAACTGGGTCAAACGCTGGTGAGAACGTTTCAACTTGTCACCACTAAACAGATCTCCATCGGCAAGGCGCATCTCGCGCATAACGATGTTGTCCCGAGTGACAGTGTTGCCCTCCAGCAAAACACGCCTGATATGAACACGCTGATGCTTGGTAATCGTAAAGACGACATCGACAACCTTGGTTTCAGCGTCGTCCTGAAGATTTACGGCAACTTCGGTGTAGGCATACCCATAGTTGTTGTAATAGGCAGTAAGTGAATCGACATCACCCTTGAGCAAGGTTCTATCAAAATACTCGCCTTCTTCGTTCAGTGTATTGATCTTAACAAGCCCAATCAGTTTATCCGAATCATCAATGAGATCACCCTTGAAATAGGTTTTCCCCATCAGATACCGGTCTCCCTCGTGGACCTTGTAAATGACATCGATACCATCGTCATTGATTTTGACTTCAGGGCGGCCGACCCTGGCGGTAAGAAATCCCTTACTCTGATAAAACGCCATGATGGCAGAAGCGTCTCGTTCCAGGAGTTCTTCCTTCAGCACACCCGAGTCAGTGACCCAAGAGAGCATTCCGCGCTCCTGAAGGGCCAGGATGCTCTTAATATCATCAGGATCCATCTGCTCGGCACCATCAATGATGACGTTTTCAATGTAGAGTTGAGGCCCTTCATCAATCACGAAGGTCAGACGAGCAACACCGGTACCGGAATCCTCAATCTCATGCGTGACCTTGGCCTTGTAGTACCCTTCTTTGCGATACATCTCTCGAATGACACGAATATCATCTGCGAGGACCTTGGGGTTCACGACCCCACCCTTCTTGGTCGATACGGCTTCGAGAATGTCCTCGGAATCAATTTCCTCGGCACCACGAACGCCCAAAGCCTGAATACGAGGCTTTTCAGTGACATCAAATATCACTTTCTTCCCGTCATCCACATCGGAAATCAACACTTCGACATTATCGAAATAGCCAAGATCATAAACATTTTTAAGAGCAGTATTAACTGCATCAGCAGAAAGCAGGTCCCCCTTCTGCATGGTCATACGCATGAGCACGACTTCCTTGTCCAGCACTTTGGTGCCAGCGACATCGACCTCAGCGACAACGTCCAGACGAAGCAAGTCTGTACGCATCCGGGCAACCAGTGCGTCAACTGCGGGCAACAGATTGATAAGCCCTTCCTTGCTCACGGAAATTTTCTTGCCAGCTCCTGTGCCATAGGCATCGACCAGGCGGGCGTCCATTGTCAGATTATCACCAATCTGATTCAGGGAGCCATATACAGAGAAAGAGGCACCTGTCAGCAGGGCCACTTCACGCGCAGAAGTCGAATCAAAGGTTGTTATGCCCTTCTCATCAAGAATTCGCTTCACCTCTTCAGGCTCTACGACCTTGAACCCAGCTTCAACCAATCGATCATTCAACAGCTCCGGCAGGCTCTCCTCAAGATATGCCAAATCATCGCCGGCGTTTACCTTAAACGGCAACACAGCGACCTTAACGTCCTGATCCATTCCTACCGCGGCCCAAGCCGCTGTTGTCAACAAGAGTACAGCAATCGCGCACATCGCAACTTTGCGAGCGAGATTAATGATCATAAAGTTCTCCTGACCGCAATTCGACACGTCTTTGCATCATGCCTGCGAGTTCCGGATTATGGGTAACGACCACAAAGGTCATGCCTAATTCTGCATTAAGGGAAACCAACAATTCACCGACCTTGGAACCATTTTCTTCATCCAGATTGCCAGTAGGCTCATCAGCCAGAAGGACTTTCGGCTTGAGCAAAATGGCCCGTGCTATTGCAGCACGTTGTCTTTCGCCCCCGGAGAGGGTCGTGACCTTATGTTCAAGTCGATGAGCCAGTCCGACCATATCAAGCGCTTCCTTGGCAAGCTGCAATCCCTTGGAACGTCCCATCCCAGCAATAAACGCCGGCATTGCCACGTTTTCCAAAGTGGAAAACTCGGGCAGAAGGTGATGAAATTGAAAAACAAAACCGATATCCCGGTTTCGCAATTCCGCCCGCTGCCTGTCTCCCATGGTACTCAACTTGGTACCATTAAAATAAATATCACCACTCGTCACAGTATCCAACGTACCAAGCATATGCAGCAGGGTTGTCTTCCCCGACCCCGATGCGCCCAGTATGGCCAGGGATTCTCCCCGGTTGATGGACAAATCAACTTCGTTCAGAACCCGCACTGTTTCAGGCGGACCTGCAAATTCCTTATTAACGGCGACCAGCCGGTATATAGAGTCACTACTCATAACGCAAGGCCTCGGAAGGACTCAAGGATGCTGCCCGACGGGCAGGATAGATAGTCGCCAGAAAACACAATAAAAACGCGGCAGCACCAATGGCAATCAAGTCAATGGCTTCCAGCCTCACAGGCAGATAATCCACAGGATACACATTACTTGGCAACTTGATGAACTGATACTTCTTCAAGAGCAAACTGACCGGTACTCCGATAAGGAAACCGATGGACGTTCCAGCCAGACCGATAAACGTCCCCTGCAACATGAATATGCTCCGAATACTTTTGGCATCCGCACCAATGGACATAAGCACCGCTATGTCTTTGGTCTTTTGTATTACCAGCATAACCAGTGTTGTGACAATACTGAAAGATCCTACGAGAACTATCATGGCGAGAATAATGAACATAGCCGTTTTTTCCAGCTCTAACGCCGCAAAAAGATTGGCATTCATTTCCTGCCAATGTCGTACATACACCGTAAAAGATGCAATTTTTGCACGCAGATCCTCAGAAATCTTTTCCACATTGTACACGTCATCCACGCTAATTTCCAACCCGGAAACCACATCCCCCTTGAATCCCAACAACTTTCTTGCCGCTGGAATGGAGACATACCCAAGGGAGGAATCGTATTCAAACATTCCTGTTCGAAAAACGCCTACCACGTTAAACCGGCGCACTTTGGGGGTGAACCCCGCAGAACTGGACTGTCCCGAAGGCGACAGTAGATTGACCTCGGAACCAGCGGTCAATCCCAGCCGTTTGGCCAGCTCTGAACCGATGATGATTCCGGGAAAATCACTTTGCTCGCCAAGCATGTTCACGTCACCGCTGACCATGTCTTTGGACAGGCTCACCACTGTTTCCGATGTCGAAGGATCAATGCCTCGTAAGACAACCCCCTTCACGCCAGTCCGAGTGGACAGCATGACTTCAGAATAAATAAAAGGAGTCACGCCGGTTACGCCAGGCACGGTAGACACTTCTTCGGCCAATTTATCATGATCCTTAACGCCACCCCGCAAGGAGGTCACCAGAATATGCGCATTGACGCCAAGAATCTTGTCCCGCAAATCCGTGGAGAAACCATTCATCACACCGATGACAACGATGAGAGCACCGACGCCGATAGC containing:
- the bamA gene encoding outer membrane protein assembly factor BamA, with translation MIINLARKVAMCAIAVLLLTTAAWAAVGMDQDVKVAVLPFKVNAGDDLAYLEESLPELLNDRLVEAGFKVVEPEEVKRILDEKGITTFDSTSAREVALLTGASFSVYGSLNQIGDNLTMDARLVDAYGTGAGKKISVSKEGLINLLPAVDALVARMRTDLLRLDVVAEVDVAGTKVLDKEVVLMRMTMQKGDLLSADAVNTALKNVYDLGYFDNVEVLISDVDDGKKVIFDVTEKPRIQALGVRGAEEIDSEDILEAVSTKKGGVVNPKVLADDIRVIREMYRKEGYYKAKVTHEIEDSGTGVARLTFVIDEGPQLYIENVIIDGAEQMDPDDIKSILALQERGMLSWVTDSGVLKEELLERDASAIMAFYQSKGFLTARVGRPEVKINDDGIDVIYKVHEGDRYLMGKTYFKGDLIDDSDKLIGLVKINTLNEEGEYFDRTLLKGDVDSLTAYYNNYGYAYTEVAVNLQDDAETKVVDVVFTITKHQRVHIRRVLLEGNTVTRDNIVMREMRLADGDLFSGDKLKRSHQRLTQLDYFEKIDIAPVPTGNPEEMDLVVKVKDKATGKVSGGIGYSTYDGPFFAGEISERNLFGRGYEIGFNGKIGSSTAYVAHFTNPHIDDTDLGFGVTAYNTDTEFSSYDKAAIGSKLRFFYPIGEYTKLNWSYGFEYYKIKNVDSNADDSVKDDAGEHTASTLAAAVTRDTRDSFMNTTTGTKTTLKITFGGGPLGGTDDFVKYVGSYNWWYPLFEEFVFHSKFWGGYVHENLNSTEIPTAQRFELGGVGTIRGYDNYSIIPTANSTSSATIGGDKAFYTNLEIKRPISKDLGIVMFGFFDAGNAWKEGEMLFESVTRYGSKPTLGLYKSVGTGINWYSPMGPVGLVYGYALDDLDNNGRHKIELLMGQTF
- a CDS encoding ABC transporter ATP-binding protein → MSSDSIYRLVAVNKEFAGPPETVRVLNEVDLSINRGESLAILGASGSGKTTLLHMLGTLDTVTSGDIYFNGTKLSTMGDRQRAELRNRDIGFVFQFHHLLPEFSTLENVAMPAFIAGMGRSKGLQLAKEALDMVGLAHRLEHKVTTLSGGERQRAAIARAILLKPKVLLADEPTGNLDEENGSKVGELLVSLNAELGMTFVVVTHNPELAGMMQRRVELRSGELYDH
- a CDS encoding lipoprotein-releasing ABC transporter permease subunit, which translates into the protein MRFETFIALRYLFALRKQSFISVISLFAVCGVAIGVGALIVVIGVMNGFSTDLRDKILGVNAHILVTSLRGGVKDHDKLAEEVSTVPGVTGVTPFIYSEVMLSTRTGVKGVVLRGIDPSTSETVVSLSKDMVSGDVNMLGEQSDFPGIIIGSELAKRLGLTAGSEVNLLSPSGQSSSAGFTPKVRRFNVVGVFRTGMFEYDSSLGYVSIPAARKLLGFKGDVVSGLEISVDDVYNVEKISEDLRAKIASFTVYVRHWQEMNANLFAALELEKTAMFIILAMIVLVGSFSIVTTLVMLVIQKTKDIAVLMSIGADAKSIRSIFMLQGTFIGLAGTSIGFLIGVPVSLLLKKYQFIKLPSNVYPVDYLPVRLEAIDLIAIGAAAFLLCFLATIYPARRAASLSPSEALRYE